A single window of Candidatus Binataceae bacterium DNA harbors:
- the lysA gene encoding diaminopimelate decarboxylase: MNYFTYKNAELFAEDVAISSLAQELGTPLYVYSARTLRRHYRVLSDAFKGSDVMICFAMKALSNLSVLKLFGEMGAGFDIVSVGELMRCIRAGADPRKIVFSGVGKTDEEIEAALAAKILMINVESRPELGRVSAVASRMGVDAPVSLRVNPDLDPGTHPHISTGHRDSKFGIPLSQVGEYYADARSLPRLELAGLSTHIGSQITDIGPFIEAAQKVAKIVRDLRADGIALKYLDLGGGLGIPYQEEPPPPSEYAAALMGPLRGLGIKFIIEPGRVLVGNAGILVTKVLYVKETDVKRFIVIDGAMNDLIRPVLYEAFHDIRPVVKREGRNLVTADVVGPVCESGDFFARERELPEARTGDLLAVMSAGAYGFVMASNYNSRPRPAEVIVNGSEFAVVRQRDSFEDIIRGEKLVTLKPGPDA; the protein is encoded by the coding sequence ATGAACTATTTCACCTACAAAAATGCGGAACTTTTCGCCGAAGACGTTGCGATCTCCAGCCTCGCCCAGGAGCTCGGAACCCCGCTCTACGTTTATAGCGCTCGCACCCTGCGCCGCCATTACCGCGTCCTGAGCGACGCCTTCAAGGGCTCCGACGTAATGATCTGTTTCGCGATGAAGGCGCTGTCGAATCTCAGCGTCCTCAAGCTCTTCGGCGAGATGGGCGCGGGCTTCGATATCGTTTCGGTGGGCGAGCTGATGCGCTGTATCCGCGCCGGCGCCGATCCGCGCAAGATCGTGTTTTCCGGCGTCGGCAAGACCGACGAGGAGATCGAGGCGGCGCTCGCGGCGAAGATCCTGATGATCAATGTCGAGTCGCGACCGGAGCTTGGCCGCGTCTCCGCGGTCGCCAGTCGGATGGGCGTCGACGCACCTGTCAGCCTGCGCGTCAACCCCGATCTCGATCCCGGCACTCATCCGCACATTTCTACCGGCCATCGCGACAGCAAGTTCGGCATCCCGCTGTCACAGGTTGGTGAGTACTATGCTGATGCACGTAGCTTGCCGCGGCTCGAACTGGCCGGACTGAGCACGCATATCGGCTCGCAGATCACTGACATTGGCCCGTTCATCGAGGCGGCGCAGAAAGTCGCTAAGATTGTTCGCGATCTCCGCGCGGACGGTATCGCGCTCAAGTATCTCGATCTTGGCGGCGGCCTCGGCATCCCCTACCAGGAAGAGCCGCCACCGCCGTCGGAGTATGCTGCGGCCCTGATGGGACCCCTGCGCGGACTAGGTATTAAATTTATCATCGAGCCTGGCCGCGTCTTGGTCGGCAACGCCGGCATCCTCGTAACCAAGGTGCTTTACGTCAAGGAGACCGACGTCAAACGCTTCATCGTGATCGACGGCGCGATGAATGACCTGATCCGCCCGGTCCTCTACGAAGCCTTCCACGATATCCGCCCCGTGGTGAAGCGGGAGGGGCGCAATCTCGTCACTGCTGACGTCGTTGGTCCAGTATGCGAGAGCGGCGACTTCTTTGCGCGCGAGCGCGAATTGCCCGAGGCCCGCACCGGCGACCTGCTCGCGGTGATGAGCGCCGGCGCCTACGGCTTTGTGATGGCCTCGAACTACAACAGCCGGCCGCGCCCCGCCGAGGTCATCGTCAACGGCTCGGAGTTTGCGGTGGTGCGCCAGCGCGACAGTTTCGAGGATATTATTCGCGGCGAAAAACTCGTGACGCTCAAGCCGGGTCCCGATGCTTAA
- the argH gene encoding argininosuccinate lyase has translation MRRESKAAKGAGAAVEPAAVASKNLLRGRFKRPRMPAVEAFTASLPFDRRLYRHDIRGSIAHAQMLAKVKILTAGEAARIVAGLRAIECEIDAGEFRFDFADEDIHLAIERRLTAKIGAAGQKLHTARSRNDQVALDLRLYLREQISQISKLVEGLRRTLLRVARDHVETAMPGYTHLQRAQPVTLAHHLLAYVEMLGRDHERLVQAGARTNVMPLGAGALAGTTLPIDREMVARELGFPKICENSIDAVSDRDFALDFLSAAAILAVHLSRMAEEIILWTTAEFGFAELPDEFATGSSMMPQKKNPDLLELVRGKTGRVVGALIAMLTVLKGLPLAYNSDLQEDKERVFDVVDTLTPSLTLLAQFWDRLAFKPATMRKAAGGFALATDLAEYLVARSVPFREAHEAVGGLVRDTVARGRSFDELTLDDLRRHSAKFAADALKALTVDNSLRARKLPGGPAPDTVRRRIQRLGSGRGLR, from the coding sequence GTGCGGCGCGAAAGCAAGGCGGCGAAAGGCGCAGGAGCAGCCGTCGAGCCCGCTGCGGTCGCGAGCAAAAACCTGCTGCGCGGCCGCTTCAAGCGCCCGCGGATGCCGGCGGTCGAAGCCTTCACCGCCTCGCTCCCGTTTGATCGCCGCCTCTATCGTCACGATATCCGCGGCTCGATCGCCCACGCGCAGATGCTGGCGAAAGTCAAAATCCTGACCGCCGGCGAAGCTGCTCGCATCGTCGCGGGCCTGCGCGCAATCGAGTGCGAAATCGACGCCGGGGAGTTTCGCTTCGATTTCGCCGACGAGGATATCCATCTTGCGATCGAGCGCCGCCTGACCGCAAAGATCGGCGCCGCCGGTCAGAAATTGCATACGGCGCGCTCGCGCAACGATCAGGTTGCTCTGGATTTGCGCTTATATCTGCGCGAACAGATCAGTCAGATCAGCAAACTCGTGGAGGGACTGCGCCGGACGCTACTGCGCGTCGCGCGCGACCACGTCGAGACGGCCATGCCCGGCTATACGCATCTGCAGCGCGCGCAGCCGGTGACGTTGGCGCATCATCTGCTCGCGTATGTCGAAATGCTGGGCCGCGATCACGAGCGCCTGGTGCAGGCGGGCGCGCGCACCAATGTGATGCCGCTCGGCGCCGGGGCGCTCGCCGGCACAACGTTGCCGATCGACCGCGAGATGGTCGCACGTGAACTGGGCTTCCCTAAGATCTGCGAGAATAGTATCGACGCCGTGTCAGACCGCGATTTCGCGCTTGACTTCCTGAGCGCCGCGGCGATCCTCGCAGTGCACTTATCGCGGATGGCCGAGGAGATCATCCTCTGGACCACGGCGGAGTTCGGCTTTGCCGAGCTGCCGGATGAGTTCGCCACCGGCAGCTCGATGATGCCGCAGAAAAAAAATCCCGACCTGCTCGAACTGGTTCGCGGCAAAACCGGCCGCGTCGTCGGCGCGCTGATTGCGATGCTCACCGTGCTCAAAGGCCTCCCGCTGGCTTATAATTCCGACCTGCAGGAGGATAAGGAACGCGTGTTCGATGTGGTCGATACCTTGACGCCGAGCCTGACGCTGCTGGCGCAGTTCTGGGATCGCCTTGCGTTCAAGCCTGCCACGATGCGCAAGGCCGCGGGCGGCTTCGCTCTCGCCACCGATCTCGCCGAATACCTCGTCGCGCGCAGCGTGCCATTTCGCGAGGCGCACGAAGCAGTCGGCGGGCTGGTGCGCGATACCGTCGCTCGCGGTCGCTCCTTCGACGAGCTGACGCTCGACGACCTGCGGCGCCATTCGGCGAAATTCGCCGCCGATGCTTTGAAAGCTCTCACTGTTGATAACTCGTTGCGCGCCCGCAAATTACCTGGTGGTCCGGCGCCGGACACCGTTCGCCGTCGGATCCAGCGGCTCGGCTCGGGACGAGGTTTGCGATGA
- a CDS encoding argininosuccinate synthase has product MPAATIRKIVLAYSGGLDTSVILRWLKDYYGCEVVSYCADVGQAEETEGLEAKALATGASKLYLEDLREEFAREFVFPMMRANALYESYYLLGTSIARPVIARKQVEIARREGADAVAHGATGKGNDQVRFELAFARLAPELKIVAPWRHPDWPFKGRADMIAYAAEKKIPVPVTAEKPYSMDRNLVHVSYEGGVLEDPWREPYEDMFRMTIAPEKAPAQPEYLEVEYERGDPVALNGERLEPAALIERANQIGGRHGVGRADLVENRYVGIKSRGVYETPGVTLLLHAHRAVEQLTLDREVMHLRDGLVPRYAEFVYNGHWFTPEREALQALIDDTQKNVSGTARLKLYKGNAAIAGRRSENSLYDPMIASFEEAGGYRQADAEGFIRLGGLRLRALARIDERRRGKA; this is encoded by the coding sequence ATGCCTGCCGCCACTATACGCAAAATCGTGCTCGCCTATTCCGGCGGGCTCGACACCTCCGTGATTCTGCGCTGGCTCAAGGACTATTACGGCTGCGAAGTGGTTAGCTACTGCGCCGACGTTGGACAAGCCGAGGAGACCGAAGGGCTCGAGGCCAAGGCGCTCGCCACCGGCGCGAGCAAACTTTATCTCGAGGACCTGCGCGAGGAATTCGCCCGCGAATTTGTCTTCCCGATGATGCGGGCGAATGCGCTCTACGAGAGTTACTACCTGCTCGGAACCTCGATCGCGCGCCCGGTGATCGCACGCAAGCAGGTAGAGATCGCGCGGCGCGAGGGCGCCGACGCGGTTGCGCATGGCGCGACCGGGAAGGGCAACGATCAGGTGCGTTTTGAACTCGCGTTCGCGCGGCTCGCGCCTGAACTAAAGATCGTTGCTCCGTGGCGGCATCCGGACTGGCCGTTCAAAGGGCGCGCCGATATGATCGCGTATGCGGCCGAGAAGAAAATCCCGGTGCCGGTCACGGCCGAAAAGCCTTACTCGATGGATCGTAATCTGGTCCACGTCAGCTACGAAGGCGGGGTGCTTGAGGATCCATGGCGCGAGCCCTATGAAGATATGTTCCGCATGACGATCGCCCCGGAAAAAGCGCCTGCACAGCCCGAGTACCTCGAGGTCGAGTACGAACGCGGCGACCCGGTCGCGCTCAATGGCGAGCGGCTTGAACCGGCGGCCTTGATCGAACGGGCGAATCAAATCGGCGGGCGTCACGGCGTCGGTCGCGCTGATCTGGTCGAAAATCGTTACGTCGGGATCAAGTCGCGCGGCGTCTACGAGACCCCGGGTGTAACCTTGCTCCTGCACGCCCATCGGGCGGTCGAGCAATTGACGCTCGATCGCGAGGTGATGCATCTGCGCGACGGACTCGTCCCGCGCTACGCGGAGTTCGTTTACAATGGCCATTGGTTCACGCCCGAGCGCGAGGCTTTGCAGGCTTTGATCGACGACACGCAAAAAAACGTTAGCGGCACGGCGCGGCTGAAGCTGTACAAAGGGAATGCCGCGATCGCCGGACGCCGCTCGGAAAACTCGCTCTACGATCCAATGATCGCAAGCTTTGAGGAGGCCGGCGGCTATAGGCAGGCCGACGCCGAGGGCTTTATCCGGCTCGGTGGATTGCGGCTGCGGGCGCTCGCGCGGATCGACGAGCGGCGTCGCGGGAAGGCATAA
- the argF gene encoding ornithine carbamoyltransferase, with amino-acid sequence MKRDFLDLSSLTPAELSRLLRLAARLKAELKSGLDHPYLRGKTLAMIFQKPSLRTRITFETGMAQLGGHAIYLAPQDIGIGERESVKDVARNLSRWVDLIMIRTFLHATCVELAASASVPVINALTDLLHPCQLLADLQVLHERYGELRKLKIAFVGDGFNLAQSWIEAAALIRFDLRVACPSGYEPEKSFVTRLRRDELGLLTHDPIAAVRDADVIYTDTWTSMGQEAEAAQRRRDFKDFQINSALLKHARRDAVVMHCLPAHRGEEITDDVIDGPRSMVLEQAENRLHAQKAIMVWLLRPEVLDYAGSTSVSL; translated from the coding sequence ATGAAGCGCGATTTTCTGGATTTGAGTTCTCTGACGCCGGCTGAATTGAGCAGGCTGCTGCGCCTGGCGGCGCGGCTCAAAGCGGAGCTCAAAAGCGGCCTCGATCATCCCTATCTGCGCGGCAAAACCCTGGCGATGATTTTTCAGAAGCCTTCCTTGCGCACGCGGATCACCTTCGAGACCGGGATGGCGCAGTTGGGCGGCCACGCCATCTATCTGGCGCCGCAGGATATCGGGATTGGCGAGCGCGAGTCCGTCAAGGACGTCGCCCGCAACCTGTCGCGCTGGGTCGACCTGATCATGATTCGCACTTTCCTGCACGCCACCTGTGTCGAGTTGGCGGCGTCGGCGTCGGTTCCTGTGATCAACGCGCTGACCGATTTGCTCCATCCCTGCCAACTGCTCGCCGACCTGCAAGTGCTGCACGAGCGCTACGGCGAACTGCGCAAGCTCAAGATCGCCTTCGTCGGTGACGGCTTCAATCTCGCGCAGAGCTGGATCGAAGCCGCCGCGCTGATTCGCTTTGATTTGCGCGTCGCCTGCCCGTCCGGCTACGAGCCCGAGAAGAGCTTCGTTACACGCCTCCGCCGCGACGAGCTGGGCCTGCTCACGCATGATCCGATCGCCGCAGTACGCGACGCCGACGTAATCTACACCGACACTTGGACCTCGATGGGCCAGGAGGCTGAGGCCGCGCAACGCCGCCGCGACTTCAAAGATTTTCAGATCAACAGCGCACTACTCAAACACGCCCGCCGCGACGCCGTCGTGATGCATTGTCTGCCGGCTCATCGCGGTGAGGAAATTACCGACGACGTTATTGACGGTCCGCGGTCGATGGTTCTTGAGCAGGCGGAAAATCGCCTCCATGCCCAGAAGGCGATCATGGTTTGGCTGCTACGCCCCGAAGTTCTCGACTACGCGGGCAGCACGTCAGTTAGTCTGTAA
- a CDS encoding aspartate aminotransferase family protein → MNNAEIVELAHANVTLNYGCMPIAFMRGEGAYLYDADGNRYLDFFCGLAVTSLGHGNPRVVKAIKDQADKLTHACNVFHTEPMALLAARIGHAFGDGRVFFANSGAEAVEAALKLARRWGHANGRFEFVTTLGSFHGRTFGSLSATGQEKYHLGFQPLVPGFKLVPYDDVAAVERALTDQTAAVMVEPIQGEGGVVTPHPDYLPRLRELCDRAKILLIVDEVQTGMGRTGKLFGYQHSGIKPDIITLAKALGGGVPIGAMVAKSEIAAAFSPGTHGSTFGGNPIACAAALAVFDALEHDGAIANGAEVGNYLIKRLREIAQTCPNVREVRGAAMIIGVVLKHPAKPVVDACYGEKLVVNGTAETVLRLLPPLTLTREQADSGLAIIERAIRAAAA, encoded by the coding sequence ATGAACAACGCCGAAATCGTCGAGTTGGCGCACGCCAACGTCACTCTCAATTATGGCTGCATGCCGATCGCGTTTATGCGCGGTGAAGGCGCCTACCTCTACGATGCCGACGGCAACCGCTATCTCGATTTTTTCTGCGGCCTGGCGGTGACCAGCCTCGGCCACGGCAACCCGCGCGTGGTCAAGGCGATCAAAGATCAGGCCGACAAACTGACTCACGCCTGCAATGTTTTTCATACCGAGCCAATGGCGCTGCTGGCGGCGCGCATCGGCCACGCCTTCGGCGACGGCCGCGTCTTCTTCGCTAACTCGGGCGCCGAGGCGGTCGAGGCCGCACTGAAACTCGCGCGCCGATGGGGCCACGCCAACGGCCGTTTCGAGTTCGTCACGACGCTCGGCTCCTTCCACGGCCGCACCTTCGGCTCGCTGAGCGCGACCGGTCAGGAGAAATATCATCTGGGCTTTCAGCCGCTCGTGCCGGGCTTCAAACTGGTCCCATACGACGACGTCGCGGCGGTTGAGCGCGCGCTGACCGATCAGACCGCGGCGGTGATGGTCGAGCCGATCCAGGGTGAAGGCGGCGTCGTGACGCCTCATCCGGACTACCTCCCACGGCTGCGCGAGCTCTGCGATCGCGCGAAGATTCTGCTGATCGTCGACGAAGTGCAAACAGGCATGGGACGGACCGGGAAACTGTTCGGCTACCAACACAGCGGGATCAAGCCCGACATCATCACGCTGGCGAAGGCGCTGGGCGGCGGCGTGCCGATTGGGGCGATGGTCGCGAAGTCTGAAATCGCTGCGGCTTTTTCGCCTGGCACACACGGCTCGACTTTCGGCGGCAATCCGATCGCCTGCGCCGCGGCGCTGGCGGTCTTTGACGCGCTCGAGCACGACGGTGCGATCGCGAATGGCGCCGAAGTCGGCAACTACCTCATCAAGCGTTTGCGCGAAATCGCACAAACCTGCCCGAACGTCCGCGAGGTCCGCGGCGCCGCGATGATCATCGGGGTCGTGCTCAAGCATCCGGCCAAACCCGTCGTCGATGCCTGCTATGGCGAAAAACTCGTGGTTAACGGCACGGCCGAAACGGTGCTGCGGCTGTTGCCGCCGCTGACGCTTACGCGCGAGCAGGCCGACTCCGGCCTAGCGATTATCGAACGGGCGATCCGCGCGGCTGCGGCATGA